One window from the genome of Periophthalmus magnuspinnatus isolate fPerMag1 chromosome 18, fPerMag1.2.pri, whole genome shotgun sequence encodes:
- the LOC117386314 gene encoding acetylcholine receptor subunit beta-like — MTVTLGDKMVTNIYARMIVFIIICSWTWLTMAGASETERRLHQKLFENYNMKVRPARLWQERVMVRVGMTLSQLVSLNEKNGEMTTNVFMNMAWTDYRLSWNPEEYDNIDVLRIPPNKVWRPDIYLINNNDGQFDVALYVNVLVYSDGTVNWLPPAIYRSSCSIEVAYFPFDWQNCSMIFRSYTYDASEVDLQYFLDDEGNEIQEIVIDENAFTENGEWAICHKPSRKNVKENLYEDITFYLVIERKPLFYIINIIVPCILTSVLAIFVFYLPPGAGEKMTLSISVLIALTVFMLLLADRVPETSLGIPIIVNYVMFTMILVTFSVILSVVVLNLHHRTPSTHIMPAWVRVAFIDFLPKYIGMARPEQEESVERGEESGEGTPIRSYNGRSPGGEYFFRKINPDLVLPWRGRCESTVHLQRHPDGYCLILPPNLKSAIAAVTYMAEQLKKQDTDDTMTGDWQFIALVVDRLFLWLFVIITTLGTLAMFLDASFNYTPDQPFP; from the exons GAGCTTCAGAGACAGAGCGCAGATTGCACCAGAAGCTGTTTGAGAACTACAATATGAAGGTGCGTCCAGCGCGGCTCTGGCAGGAGCGGGTTATGGTGAGGGTGGGGATGACCCTGTCCCAACTTGTCAGCCTG aatgagaaaaatggtGAGATGACGACCAACGTGTTCATGAATATG GCATGGACAGACTATAGGTTGTCGTGGAATCCAGAAGAGTATGACAACATTGATGTCTTGCGAATTCCTCCAAATAAAGTGTGGCGCCCAGATATCTACCTCATAAACAA TAATGATGGTCAGTTTGATGTGGCTCTTTACGTTAACGTCCTGGTCTATAGCGATGGAACCGTTAACTGGCTTCCTCCTGCTATCTACCGAAGCTCCTGTTCTATAGAG GTGGCATACTTCCCATTTGACTGGCAAAACTGCAGTATGATCTTCCGCTCGTACACATATGATGCCTCGGAGGTGGACCTGCAGTACTTCCTGGATGATGAGGGAAATGAAATTCAGGAGATAGTTATAGATGAGAACGCTTTCACAG AAAATGGCGAGTGGGCCATCTGCCACAAACCTTCTCGTAAGAACGTGAAGGAGAACCTGTACGAGGACATCACCTTTTACCTGGTCATCGAGAGGAAGCCGCTTTTCTACATCATCAACATCATCGTGCCCTGCATCCTCACCAGCGTCCTCGCCATCTTTGTCTTCTACCTGCCACCAGGAGCAG GAGAGAAGATGACCCTGTCCATCTCCGTGCTGATCGCTCTCACTGTGTTCATGCTGCTGCTGGCTGACAGAGTCCCGGAGACCTCACTCGGAATCCCCATCATTGTCAACTACGTGATGTTCACCATGATCCTAGTCACCTTCTCTGTCATCCTCAGCGTGGTGGTCCTCAACTTGCACCACCGAACGCCCAGCACGCACATCATGCCTGCTTGGGTGCGCGTG gcaTTTATTGACTTCCTGCCCAAGTACATTGGCATGGCACGCCCCGAGCAGGAGGAGTCagtggagaggggggaggagtctGGAGAGGGCACGCCCATCAGGAGTTACAATGGCCGTTCGCCTGGAGGAGAGTACTTCTTCAGAAAGATCAACCCTGACCTGGTGTTGCCATGGAGAGGAAG ATGTGAAAGCACGGTGCACTTGCAAAGACATCCAGACGGGTACTGCCTGATCTTGCCGCCAAACCTCAAGTCGGCTATCGCAGCTGTCACCTACATGGCCGAGCAGCTCAAGAAACAGGACACCGATGACACG ATGACGGGTGATTGGCAGTTCATTGCCCTGGTAGTGGACCGCCTCTTCCTATGGCTCTTCGTCATCATCACCACTCTGGGCACTCTGGCCATGTTCCTGGATGCCAGCTTCAACTACACTCCAGACCAGCCTTTCCCATAG